The sequence TAGACGTATTTATGGCGGACATGGCTTCTCAGGAGTCTATTCGCAGCGCTGCTGCGGATATACTGAAAAGATGGCCCCGTGTGGATATTCTGATTAACAATGCCGGGGCGCTGTTTCTCTCGAGGAAGCTGACTGTCGACGGTCTGGAGATGACTTGGGCGGTCAACCATATTGCTCCTTTCCTGCTTACGACACTGCTCCTCGATCGGTTGAAGGAAAGCGGTCATGCCCGCGTAATTACCACCGCTTCCCACGGCCACAAGAAGGCTAGGAGGGGGATTCGATTTGACGATCTCAGCGCGGAACGGCTATATCGTATTCCGCAAAGCCTGTTGGGAGGGGCGAATATACGCTATGGGGAGACAAAGCTCGCCAACATCATGTTCACGGCGGAATTAGGGCGGAGACATGAGGGTAAAGGGGTTACTGCGGCCTGTTTTGACCCTGGCTTAGTATCAACGAACTTTAACCAGGATAACGGATGGTTGGCTCGCTTGACCATGGCCGTCATGAAAATGTTCTCCCGCACTCCCGAGAAAGGTGCAGAAACCTTGGTCTGGCTGGCGGACTCGGACGAGATGAACGTCTCCAGCGGGGGATATTACAAGGATATGCAAATAGCGATTCCTTCCGAGTCAGCTCGGAATATGGATGCTGCCAAGCGCTTATGGACAATAAGCGAGGAACAGATCAGATATTAGATTGAGTGATGGAGGTAAGCAGGTTTGAAGCAAATCAATGATTCGAAATCGGATGCCCTTCAAGATGAACGCAGAGACCAAATCAAGAGAGCGGCTCTTAAAGTGTTTGCAAAACGGGGAATCGACGGAACAAAAATGAGCACAATCGCAGCTGAAGCTGGAATCAGTCAAGGTCTATCCTACCGCTATTTTAGCTCCAAAGAAGAGATATTTACTGTACTTGTACAGGAGGCTATCGAAGAAGCTCAGATTGCAATTCGAAATGCTGGTCATTTACCCGGTACTCCGAAAGAACAATTGAGATTATTCACACAAAGATTGCTTGATGAGAGCCACAAGCATTACTTTTTATTGCTTCAACATGCGCTGACGTCGGAAGAGGTACCTGTACAGGCTAAGCAATTGATGGAGCAATATTCTCCGAATGAAACGATTGACCAACTGGTTCCCATATTCATCAAGGGACAGCAAATGGGCGAATTTTGCGAGGGCGATCCTCATAAGCTGTTGTTCATTTACTTCTCTGTTATAACAGGCCTTATGCTGCAGGAAAGCCTAACTCCCCATGACTATTGGATACAGGAAGTGGACATCTTGATGCGGATTTTAATGAAGCAAGGGAGCGCGTGAAACAGGGGGACGTTCTGGGCACATTCGATTGGTTGAAAGCTAACGAGACATTAGACGTGGTCAGACCTCAATTTCTCGAGTGGCTAGGTTAAACTTGGATAGACTCTTTACCCACAAAACGGCCAATTAATTGTTCAAGTGCCCTTATTGTGGGTAAAGTTTTACACATAGGCGAGCGGCTTATTATTGCTCAATCAGGCTCCTAACAGGAACCGTTTGCTCATTTTCCGGCTGATTCAATGGATAGATTCTGGCCATACCGGTGTTCTCATCCACATGCTGGATATAGATGGGCGTCCCTTCATAGGTTACATTTTCCATAATCGGCGAAGCGGCGATCTCTTGGGCTCTTTGTGTATTCATTGCCTTACCCTCCTCCAGATTTCAGATAACAACGGTTAGTGTCCCGCTGGATGAAGGGATTATGCATAATGTTTCCGCCATGTAAATATTTCCGTTAGAGATCATATTAAGATTCTGCTATTCTAAGGGACGGAATATAGAAATAGTAGGAGGACATCCCAGATGAGACCAAAGTTGTACCGAATGATTATTTTTCTGTTATTACCTTTTTTATTGGTTGCCGCGAGCTTTGTCACATCGAGCCATGCCGCTGAATCCGATCTGCTGAACAAGTACTATCCTTCCGACATTGAAGGCCATTGGGCCTATGACGCGCTTGATAATTTCGTCAATGCAGGCTTGTTAAGCGGTTATGCCGACGCGGATGGAACGATTCATATTAAGCCGAACAATAACGTTACCCGCGCCGAATTCGTAACGATGCTCGTTGGTGCGGCGGGCCTAACCAGCAGTCAGTCAGGTAAAACCTTCACGGACGTCAAAGCTGGAAAATGGTACGCTGACCCGATCCGGATTGCCAGTTCGCTTGGAATCGTCGGCGGCATTACCAATACGGAATTCGGTCCTGGCCGGCCGATCACACGAGGCGAAATCGCCGTTATGGTCGTCAAGGCTTTTTCATCATCCGTAAAGTTCGACGGACAACCCAAAATCTTCACGGATGTCCCGCAATATTACGCGAAGCCTGCCATTCAAAAAGCCAGCCAAGCCGGCATCGTGACCGGGATGACCGAGACCGAATTTAAGCCGTTTGGTCGCGCTACCCGCGCTCAAGCGGTTGTCATGCTGGAACGCTCGCTGAAGCTGCAGCAGGGAAACCTGCCGCTCGAACAGAACTTGATCGACCTTACCGCCAAGGCAGATAAAGAAGAAACACAGTTAATGGTGAACAAGAAGTATGCTGACCTGGAGCGGATTTTTCTTAAATATTACACAGGCTATCAGTTCGCTTACAGCATGTCTTCCTTGGCCGAGATCAATCAAATGGTCGCCGAGGGCGGAACGTTAGACATTGAAGTTGTAAAAGCCCCGACCTTCCGCGTTACGGAGCGTTCTGACCGTCTTGCGGTCTTGGATTCGGTATACGGTGAAATCAAAATGAAAATTTCGAACGGCGTAAATACCTACGAAGACACGATCAAGACGGAGGGCCAATACCTGCTGAAGAAAATGCCGGATAACAGCTGGAAAATCTACGCCATACTCACGAACGAATAATAGGCAAAAACGGAGGTTTCTTAGGAATCTCCGTTTCTTGTTTCTTGGTTATGTGAAAAAAGTAAATTCATAAAAGGCAAATAAAGAGTACAATATAAGAAAACGGTTTACCAGAATAGCATCACGAACCGGCACAGGCAAGCGAATTAACGGTCTGAATGAAATGTAAAACTGGTTACGGGAGTCTAGTTGTATGGAAAAGATCTCTAAGATTCAATTGCCTCAATATTCCTTATACTCCTACCTTGAATACAGTCCTGATGCGATTTATATTTTGGACCTGAATAAAAAAGTGGTGTATGTAAATCCTTCTTTTATTCAATTGTACGGCTGGTCTAAAGACGATTTGAATAATCTGAATTTCCCCCATATACCGTCTGAATTATATAATGAATGGGCCGGCATTTTTCAGTATTTCGACCACAAGAAAGAGGCTGTTACGCTGGATACGGTCAGAAAAAAACGGGATGGTGAACTGATTAGCATCAGCATTACGATCTCCCCGCTCGTGGAGCCGGATGGTCAAATCACCGCTTTCCTTTGCCTTTCGAGGGATGTAACAGAATATAAAATGTCGGAGCAAAAATATTACCGCTTGTTCAACCAGGCAAATGACTCCATATTTATCTTTGAATATAATGATCAAGGAAAAGTCTCTAATTTTATCGATGTGAATGACACAGCTTGCCAAAGACTCGGTTATTCCAGACAGGAGCTTCTCGCGAAGTCACCGCCCGATATTGGGGACCCAAGTCTTGCGGATCAGTTCGATCTAAATTTCCGCTCCATTGTACAAGGACAAACAATTTTTATTGAATGGATTCATGTGGCTAAAGACGGAACAAGAATTCCGGTTGAGATTAATTCTAAAATATTTAAGCTAAATAATAAGAACATGGTCATTGCTATAGTTCGTGACCTTACGGAACGGAAAAGGACGGAGGAGTTATTAAGAAAGAGCGAGAGCTTTTCCCTGATCGGAGAGCTGTCAGCGGGAATTGCTCATGAGATCAGGAATCCGTTAACCAGTATAAGAGGATTCGCTCAGCTATTATTTTCTGAAACCGAATCCATTCAAAGTTATCGTGATTTAGTCATATCCGAGGTGGACCGGATTAATTCCATAATTGGGGAGCTATTGTTTCTTGCTAAACCGCAATGCTCGGATCTAATCGACAAGGACCTCATCCCCCTGCTGAGACAAACGATAACCTTGCTTAACGCTCAAGCGCATTTGACAGAGAATGAGATCGTTATGGAAACCAATCCTGGCAGCCTATACATAAGATGTGCTGAAAACAAGCTTAAACAGGTCTTTATCAATATTCTGAAAAACGCGATTGAGGCGAGCCCAAAAGGAGCCGGAATTAAAGTTAAGGTCATCCGGAGGAAGCAATGTGTATTGGTTCGTTTTTTGGATAAGGGCAAGGGCATTCCCGCCGAGATTCTGAGCCAAATCGGTTCACCCTTTTTTACAACAAAGTCAGGGGGCACGGGACTCGGAATAATGATCAGCCAAAAAATTATACAGGATCATCATGGAACCCTTCATTTTGCCGCCAACAAGCCGAAAGGAACCATTGTTGAAGTTATGCTGCCAATAAAAATATAGAGAGGGCAAGATGGAACCCAGCGGAGTCAAAGTATCAATGGATCAATTGGCTCTAATTTGGGCAAACGGCAAATAGCCCCCGTCTTTAAAAAGTTGGGAGGCTATTTGTAATCCCCGGCGAATTGATTTAGATCAAAACAACTCGCTCATTCCTTAGCGGGATGCCCTTTAGTTACTACGAGTTTGAAACAACGAGCTAACAATCAAAGACAAAGTATTCCTGTATATGGAATAGGCCGATTCTACATCTCCCAAGTGTCCACCCATGTATAGATGGATAACGCCGTGGAGCGAGGCCCAGAATATACGTACAACGGATTCCGCGTCATACGGGCCGGGGATTAGTACTTGCTCTTGCGCATTGTTGATCACGGTCAATAATTGCTGCATGGCTGTTACGGTTCCATGTATGCTTTCCTCATCCGGTTTGAAATCTGCGAAGGCTCCTCCGAACATCAGCTTATAATAGCTGGAGTAACGCTGCCCGAATTCCCAAAAGGTTTCGCCGAAATTCAGCAAATACTGTGCCGGGTCAGCAGCCTGCGGCGTACCTTCGAATTCGTCAGCTAGAATCTTACAACCCTCCAGATACAACTGCTGAGCCAAACCTTCTTTATTAACAAACAAGCTATAAATGATTTTTGTCGAACAATCCATTTTATCCGCTACTCTACGCACAGTAACGGCTTCCGGGCCTTCTTCTTGCAATAGCGTTGCCGCAGCATCAACAACAAGCTTGCGTAGATTTTCTATATTTTGCAAGCGAGCTTCTTGGTAGGTTTTCAACTTTCGTGTGTTCGTATTGGAGGAGGTACCTTGGTCGCTCATAATCATCACCTTCGGTTATTATGTTTTCGTTAGGAAACAAGGTTTCCGACTCTCTTATCAAGAATTTTATATAGTTGTTGGACAGTTGTCAATGTGCGTTGGATGTTCAAAGATCATATTGACTTTCCACAAAAGGGACGTTACAATGAATTCCAATAGAAACACTGTTACCAAAATAATGCGATGATTCTTAACTTTTTTGGGAAGTTGGGAATTATTTTTAACCGCTCGGTAACGATGTTTCTGAATTAAAACGTAGTATCTGAAAGGAGGATAACAATTTGAAAATTAAAGGAAAATGGTCGCTCGTCACGGGAGCTTCTTCCGGTATTGGAGAGCAATTCGCGAGACAACTGGCCAAACAAGGCAGCCATTTGGTACTCGTGGCCCGTTCAGAGAGAAAGCTTGAGGAACTGGCATCGGAGCTTAGAAAGAGGTATGGCATCAAAGCTGAGGTTATCCCTTTGGATCTTGCGAAAGAGGGTGCGCCCAGCGAGTTATATCAGCAATGTCGGCTTTTGAAAGTGGAGATCGAACTGCTGGTCAACAATGCAGGTTTTGCTACACATGGTTTGTTTGAACAAGTGTCAGGTGAGCGTCAGCATGAAGAAGTGATGCTCAATGTCGCGGCTGTTGTAGATATGACCCACTTGTTCTTACCGGACATGTTGCGCAAAAGCTCAGGTGCAGTAATCAATGTTGCTTCAACCGCCGGATTTCAACCGCTTCCCTATATGGCCGTATATGGGGCAACGAAAGCTTTCGTCTTATCGTTTACTCAAGCATTATATTGGGAAAATCGTGACCGCGGCGTCAAATTTTTCGCACTTTGTCCCGGTTCGACGGATACCAGTTTCTTTAATGTCGTAGGAGCGGAAGAAGCCTCCGTCGGAAAGAAAGACACACCGGAAAGAGTTGTAGAGGTTGCGCTTCGCGCGTTGAAGGAAGGGAAACTGTATGTCGTTCCCGGTATCCAGAACTATATGGGGGCGCAGTTAGCGCGATTCATTACACGAAAGCAAGGTCTTCGGCTTGTTGGAAGCATGCTTCGTCCGCGCGAAGGATCCGGCAATTATAAGAATATTGGTAATCAATCTGATCTTGCAGGGAGGACAAATCAATGAAAGCTATACAACTAACAAACGGCTTCGGCTTTGAGGAATTAACCTTGACGGAACTCGACATACCAACGCCGGGCCCTCAGGAGGTGCTGATCCGCATGAGGGCAGCTTCTCTCAACTACCGGGATTTAGTGATCCTGAATGGATTAATGCCGGTCGACATCAAGTTTCCCTTCATTCCAGTATCAGACGGAGCGGGAGAAATTGTAGCTGTAGGCCCAGGAGTAACAAGATTTCAGGTAGGACACCGGGTAGCGGGTAATTTGCAGCAGCGATTCATTGCCGGCAATCCAAGAGCGGAGGTATTAGGAGAAAGTTTGGCAGGTCCGTTGAACGGAGTGGCGGCCGAGTATGTCGTCCTGCATGAAAATGGAATCGTCCGTATTCCCGATCACCTCACTTGGGAGGAGGCCTCCACATTGCCGATCGCCGCATTAACTGCATGGAGCATGCTGATCGAATACGGCGGTTTGCAAGCGGGTAATACCGTGCTGCTGCAAGGAACAGGCGGTGTCTCCATCTTCGGCCTACAATTCGCTGTTATGGCCGGAGCAAGAGCCATCATCACATCAAGCAGCAACGCCAAGCTGGAACGGGCAAAGGCTCTCGGCGCATGGCAAACGATCAACTATTCGGAAGTTCCCGATTGGGATAAGGTGGCGTTAGAGCTGACTGACGGCGGCGTCGACCATGTTCTGGATGTTGGAGGAGCGGCAACGATGGTGAAATCAATCAATGCGCTTCGCATTGGAGGGACAGTGAGTATGG is a genomic window of Paenibacillus durus ATCC 35681 containing:
- a CDS encoding SDR family NAD(P)-dependent oxidoreductase, whose translation is MENLYKKWTVQGKYVIITGATSGIGLAAAKELANRGAVLGLVARNQTKANKVAAQIKSSTGDRAKVDVFMADMASQESIRSAAADILKRWPRVDILINNAGALFLSRKLTVDGLEMTWAVNHIAPFLLTTLLLDRLKESGHARVITTASHGHKKARRGIRFDDLSAERLYRIPQSLLGGANIRYGETKLANIMFTAELGRRHEGKGVTAACFDPGLVSTNFNQDNGWLARLTMAVMKMFSRTPEKGAETLVWLADSDEMNVSSGGYYKDMQIAIPSESARNMDAAKRLWTISEEQIRY
- a CDS encoding TetR/AcrR family transcriptional regulator, with protein sequence MKQINDSKSDALQDERRDQIKRAALKVFAKRGIDGTKMSTIAAEAGISQGLSYRYFSSKEEIFTVLVQEAIEEAQIAIRNAGHLPGTPKEQLRLFTQRLLDESHKHYFLLLQHALTSEEVPVQAKQLMEQYSPNETIDQLVPIFIKGQQMGEFCEGDPHKLLFIYFSVITGLMLQESLTPHDYWIQEVDILMRILMKQGSA
- a CDS encoding small acid-soluble spore protein H; this translates as MNTQRAQEIAASPIMENVTYEGTPIYIQHVDENTGMARIYPLNQPENEQTVPVRSLIEQ
- a CDS encoding S-layer homology domain-containing protein, which encodes MRPKLYRMIIFLLLPFLLVAASFVTSSHAAESDLLNKYYPSDIEGHWAYDALDNFVNAGLLSGYADADGTIHIKPNNNVTRAEFVTMLVGAAGLTSSQSGKTFTDVKAGKWYADPIRIASSLGIVGGITNTEFGPGRPITRGEIAVMVVKAFSSSVKFDGQPKIFTDVPQYYAKPAIQKASQAGIVTGMTETEFKPFGRATRAQAVVMLERSLKLQQGNLPLEQNLIDLTAKADKEETQLMVNKKYADLERIFLKYYTGYQFAYSMSSLAEINQMVAEGGTLDIEVVKAPTFRVTERSDRLAVLDSVYGEIKMKISNGVNTYEDTIKTEGQYLLKKMPDNSWKIYAILTNE
- a CDS encoding PAS domain S-box protein; amino-acid sequence: MEKISKIQLPQYSLYSYLEYSPDAIYILDLNKKVVYVNPSFIQLYGWSKDDLNNLNFPHIPSELYNEWAGIFQYFDHKKEAVTLDTVRKKRDGELISISITISPLVEPDGQITAFLCLSRDVTEYKMSEQKYYRLFNQANDSIFIFEYNDQGKVSNFIDVNDTACQRLGYSRQELLAKSPPDIGDPSLADQFDLNFRSIVQGQTIFIEWIHVAKDGTRIPVEINSKIFKLNNKNMVIAIVRDLTERKRTEELLRKSESFSLIGELSAGIAHEIRNPLTSIRGFAQLLFSETESIQSYRDLVISEVDRINSIIGELLFLAKPQCSDLIDKDLIPLLRQTITLLNAQAHLTENEIVMETNPGSLYIRCAENKLKQVFINILKNAIEASPKGAGIKVKVIRRKQCVLVRFLDKGKGIPAEILSQIGSPFFTTKSGGTGLGIMISQKIIQDHHGTLHFAANKPKGTIVEVMLPIKI
- a CDS encoding TetR/AcrR family transcriptional regulator, with the translated sequence MSDQGTSSNTNTRKLKTYQEARLQNIENLRKLVVDAAATLLQEEGPEAVTVRRVADKMDCSTKIIYSLFVNKEGLAQQLYLEGCKILADEFEGTPQAADPAQYLLNFGETFWEFGQRYSSYYKLMFGGAFADFKPDEESIHGTVTAMQQLLTVINNAQEQVLIPGPYDAESVVRIFWASLHGVIHLYMGGHLGDVESAYSIYRNTLSLIVSSLFQTRSN
- a CDS encoding SDR family NAD(P)-dependent oxidoreductase; translated protein: MKIKGKWSLVTGASSGIGEQFARQLAKQGSHLVLVARSERKLEELASELRKRYGIKAEVIPLDLAKEGAPSELYQQCRLLKVEIELLVNNAGFATHGLFEQVSGERQHEEVMLNVAAVVDMTHLFLPDMLRKSSGAVINVASTAGFQPLPYMAVYGATKAFVLSFTQALYWENRDRGVKFFALCPGSTDTSFFNVVGAEEASVGKKDTPERVVEVALRALKEGKLYVVPGIQNYMGAQLARFITRKQGLRLVGSMLRPREGSGNYKNIGNQSDLAGRTNQ
- a CDS encoding zinc-dependent alcohol dehydrogenase family protein; this encodes MKAIQLTNGFGFEELTLTELDIPTPGPQEVLIRMRAASLNYRDLVILNGLMPVDIKFPFIPVSDGAGEIVAVGPGVTRFQVGHRVAGNLQQRFIAGNPRAEVLGESLAGPLNGVAAEYVVLHENGIVRIPDHLTWEEASTLPIAALTAWSMLIEYGGLQAGNTVLLQGTGGVSIFGLQFAVMAGARAIITSSSNAKLERAKALGAWQTINYSEVPDWDKVALELTDGGVDHVLDVGGAATMVKSINALRIGGTVSMVGFLSGLTIPEYDVTGILQKAATVRGSQVGNRDHFEKMNRAITHHGLHPVIDQVFPLNRIGEAFALLAEGKQYFGKIVVQI